From the genome of Paraburkholderia flava, one region includes:
- a CDS encoding AraC family transcriptional regulator: protein MSFWDFTHGPARSRSLVDYGRQQGLSATDLLAGTGISPAQLDDPNAELFAEQELRLIRNLLKLTGAPPQLGIKLGLAARFSVYGVWGLGLISSATMRDAMRLALRFLPLTFAFTTISYHEEGDLGVITFVEPDLDRELTRFIVEGDMAGAAMLLAEVAGPDFVIERMTFKAKPTHADRARRIFGALPRYGAPSNSLAFPLAYLDRKLPQANPITAAQCEQMCADLIARRRARPDLTTIVRQYLIAPGGPVPDLASMARIVNVSERTLKRRLKDEGTSFRTLLAESRRTIAEDLLKDRTLSLADIAAQLGFSDASTFSQAFKRWQGVAPNVYRQRTATRVRID from the coding sequence ATGAGCTTCTGGGACTTCACGCATGGCCCCGCGCGCAGCCGGTCGCTGGTCGACTACGGGCGGCAGCAGGGCCTGTCCGCGACCGATCTGCTGGCCGGCACCGGGATCTCGCCGGCGCAGCTCGACGACCCGAACGCCGAACTGTTCGCGGAACAGGAGTTGCGGCTGATCCGCAACCTGCTGAAACTCACCGGCGCGCCGCCGCAACTCGGCATCAAGCTGGGACTGGCCGCCCGTTTTTCCGTCTATGGTGTGTGGGGGCTGGGGTTGATCAGCAGTGCGACGATGCGCGACGCGATGCGGCTCGCGCTGCGCTTTCTCCCACTGACGTTCGCGTTCACCACGATCTCGTATCACGAGGAAGGCGACCTCGGCGTGATCACGTTCGTCGAGCCGGACCTCGACCGCGAACTGACGCGCTTCATCGTCGAAGGCGATATGGCGGGCGCCGCGATGCTGCTCGCCGAAGTCGCCGGACCGGATTTCGTCATCGAGCGGATGACGTTCAAGGCGAAGCCGACCCACGCCGACAGGGCGCGCCGTATATTCGGCGCGCTTCCCCGTTACGGCGCGCCGTCGAACAGTCTGGCCTTCCCGCTCGCCTATCTCGACCGCAAGCTGCCACAGGCGAACCCCATTACCGCCGCGCAGTGCGAACAGATGTGCGCGGATCTGATCGCGCGTCGGCGGGCGCGACCGGACCTCACGACGATCGTCCGGCAATATCTGATCGCGCCTGGCGGACCCGTTCCCGATCTCGCGTCGATGGCGCGGATCGTCAACGTCAGCGAGCGCACGCTGAAACGCCGGCTCAAGGACGAAGGCACGTCGTTCAGAACATTGCTCGCGGAGTCGCGCCGCACGATCGCGGAGGACCTGCTGAAAGATCGCACACTGAGCCTCGCGGACATCGCCGCGCAGCTCGGTTTCAGCGACGCGTCGACGTTTTCGCAGGCGTTCAAACGCTGGCAGGGTGTCGCGCCTAACGTCTACCGGCAGCGCACTGCGACACGCGTTCGCATCGACTGA
- a CDS encoding SDR family NAD(P)-dependent oxidoreductase, with product MKGFKGKVAALTGAGSGMGRSLAIELARRGCELALSDINEIGLVETMHACVAYGVRVTTQRLDVADRAAVFAWAAQAAETHGRINLIFNNAGVALAVPAETAKIEDFEWIMGINFWGVVHGTQAFLPYLRASGDGHVINTSSLFGLIAMPTQSTYNASKFAVRGYTEALRMELEIEGAPVSVTCVHPGGVATNIATASRVDDSIKALTGQDADAHRRQANRLINGTQPDDAARQILAGVERNARRVLIGQDAKRVDLIARLLGSGYQRYVLRFHRKMMSRRKRAASSSTVLSSRKDIA from the coding sequence ATGAAGGGCTTTAAAGGAAAAGTTGCGGCGCTGACCGGTGCGGGGTCGGGCATGGGCCGGAGTCTCGCGATCGAACTGGCGCGGCGCGGTTGCGAACTGGCGTTGAGCGACATCAACGAGATCGGGCTCGTCGAAACGATGCATGCGTGCGTCGCGTACGGTGTGCGCGTCACGACCCAGCGGCTCGACGTCGCGGATCGCGCCGCCGTATTCGCATGGGCCGCGCAGGCGGCCGAAACACATGGACGCATCAACCTGATTTTCAACAACGCGGGTGTCGCACTGGCCGTACCCGCAGAGACCGCGAAGATCGAAGACTTCGAATGGATCATGGGCATCAACTTCTGGGGAGTGGTGCACGGCACTCAGGCGTTCCTGCCTTATCTGCGTGCATCCGGCGACGGTCATGTGATCAATACGTCGAGCCTGTTCGGTCTGATCGCGATGCCGACGCAAAGCACCTACAACGCGAGCAAGTTCGCCGTGCGCGGCTATACCGAGGCGTTGCGGATGGAGCTTGAAATCGAGGGCGCTCCAGTCAGTGTGACCTGTGTTCATCCGGGCGGCGTCGCGACCAATATTGCGACCGCATCGCGCGTCGACGACAGCATCAAGGCGCTGACCGGACAGGATGCGGACGCGCACCGGCGCCAGGCCAACCGGCTGATCAATGGGACACAGCCCGACGATGCGGCCCGCCAGATTCTGGCGGGCGTCGAACGCAATGCACGCCGCGTGCTGATCGGTCAGGACGCGAAGCGCGTCGACCTTATCGCGCGCCTGTTGGGTTCCGGCTACCAGCGCTATGTGTTGCGCTTTCATCGCAAGATGATGAGTCGCCGCAAACGCGCGGCTTCTTCTTCTACGGTTCTCTCTTCCCGCAAGGACATCGCATGA
- a CDS encoding flavin-containing monooxygenase encodes MTPATLAHTASSNDERQRTANRSTNSTKPVDYDVLIVGAGLSGVAAAHYLQTRCPSARFAILESRTTMGGTWDLFRYPGVRSDSDMFTLGYSFRPWTGDKAIADGGAILDYIKDTAHACGVDSSIRFGHRVVGADWDSSAACWTVRVQRVDVDGGGDGQTEELRYTCSFLYMCSGYYDYDEAYAPRWADMERFKGTVVHPQHWPDDLAYTDKRVVVIGSGATAVTLVPAMAASAAHVTMLQRSPTYIFSLPARDKLADRLRRWLPAKLAHRTIRAKNVLLTTYLYHRARRKPEETKRLIINAAARQLGPDFDVGTHMTPKYKPWDQRLCLVPNGDLFKRVRAGLASIVTDEIERFTETGVQLRSGQHLDADIVITATGLKLKMLGGATISVDGRTVSLADTISYKGMMYSGVPNLASSFGYTNASWTLKAELIAQYVCRLINHMKSHGYDSCVPRPGDDETGTLPAVDLTSGYIQRAAGMLPRQGLHRPWKYHQNYLLDLASLKFGTLSDGAMRFERRDRPVDNPEQAAEVQS; translated from the coding sequence ATGACGCCGGCTACTCTCGCACATACGGCTTCGTCGAACGACGAACGGCAGCGCACAGCGAACCGCTCGACGAACTCGACGAAACCGGTCGACTACGACGTGCTGATCGTCGGGGCGGGGCTGTCGGGCGTGGCTGCCGCGCATTATCTGCAGACCCGCTGTCCGTCGGCCCGCTTTGCGATTCTCGAAAGCCGCACGACGATGGGCGGCACGTGGGACCTGTTCCGCTATCCGGGCGTACGCTCCGACTCGGACATGTTCACGCTCGGCTACAGCTTCCGTCCGTGGACCGGCGACAAGGCGATTGCCGACGGCGGCGCGATCCTCGACTACATCAAGGACACCGCGCACGCATGCGGCGTCGATTCGTCGATCCGTTTTGGTCATCGGGTGGTCGGTGCGGACTGGGACTCGTCGGCGGCGTGCTGGACCGTGCGCGTGCAACGCGTCGATGTAGACGGGGGCGGCGACGGCCAGACGGAGGAACTCCGCTACACCTGTTCGTTCCTCTACATGTGCAGCGGCTACTACGACTACGACGAAGCGTATGCACCGCGCTGGGCCGACATGGAGCGGTTTAAGGGGACGGTGGTCCACCCGCAGCACTGGCCCGACGATCTCGCGTACACGGACAAGCGGGTCGTCGTGATCGGCAGCGGCGCGACGGCGGTGACGCTGGTGCCGGCGATGGCCGCTTCGGCCGCGCACGTGACCATGTTGCAGCGTTCGCCGACGTACATCTTCTCGCTGCCCGCACGCGACAAGCTGGCGGACCGTCTGCGTCGCTGGCTGCCCGCGAAACTCGCGCATCGCACGATCCGCGCGAAGAACGTGCTGTTGACGACTTATCTGTACCACCGTGCGCGTCGCAAGCCGGAAGAAACGAAGCGGCTGATCATCAACGCGGCGGCGCGGCAACTGGGCCCCGACTTCGACGTCGGGACGCACATGACGCCGAAATACAAGCCGTGGGACCAGCGGCTGTGTCTCGTGCCGAACGGCGACCTGTTCAAGAGGGTACGGGCAGGGCTCGCGTCGATCGTGACCGACGAGATCGAGCGTTTTACCGAAACGGGTGTGCAGTTGCGCAGCGGCCAGCATCTCGACGCGGATATCGTGATCACCGCGACCGGACTGAAGCTCAAGATGCTGGGCGGCGCGACGATTTCCGTCGACGGGCGCACGGTCTCGCTTGCCGACACCATTTCGTACAAGGGCATGATGTACAGCGGCGTACCGAATCTGGCGTCGTCGTTCGGTTATACGAATGCATCGTGGACCCTGAAGGCCGAGCTGATCGCGCAATACGTGTGCCGGTTGATCAATCACATGAAGTCGCACGGTTACGACAGCTGCGTTCCGCGTCCCGGCGACGACGAGACCGGCACGCTACCCGCCGTCGATCTGACGTCGGGCTACATTCAGCGTGCCGCGGGCATGCTGCCGCGGCAAGGGTTGCATAGGCCGTGGAAGTATCATCAGAACTATCTGCTCGATCTCGCGTCGCTGAAGTTCGGCACGCTGAGCGACGGCGCGATGCGGTTCGAGCGGCGTGACCGCCCGGTGGACAATCCAGAGCAGGCTGCAGAGGTGCAATCATGA
- a CDS encoding alpha/beta fold hydrolase: MTFAMWCVVVVGAVLVAVVAGLMIFSAWVAGRIERALPAQGKFIDIGADRIHYVERGNGNGPAILFIHGLNGLLRNFAYLPFQELEQTHRVIVLDRPGSGHSTRGAGSSAGIAAQAQTIARFIEALGLHEPMIVGHSLGGAIALALGVNHPRSVGRLALIAPLTHMLAAPPGVFSSLAIGSSWVRRIVSVTLAIPLGILRGPAIVKVVFEPETVPKDFAMKGGGLFSLRPASFRAASSDMAAVEGDLPGLERRYATLRMPVDVLYGRGDRILDWRYHGEALTHKLGHATLQLVDGGHMLPVTQPAMTMAWLKTLAAARAVGPAATVASS, encoded by the coding sequence ATGACGTTTGCGATGTGGTGTGTCGTCGTGGTCGGCGCGGTGCTGGTTGCCGTCGTTGCCGGACTCATGATTTTTTCGGCATGGGTGGCGGGCCGCATCGAACGGGCGCTGCCCGCACAAGGCAAGTTCATCGATATCGGCGCGGACCGGATTCACTACGTCGAACGCGGTAACGGCAACGGCCCGGCGATTCTCTTCATTCACGGCTTGAACGGACTGCTGCGCAACTTCGCGTACCTGCCGTTCCAGGAACTCGAGCAGACGCATCGCGTGATCGTTCTGGACCGGCCGGGTTCAGGTCATTCGACGCGCGGCGCGGGGTCGTCGGCCGGTATCGCCGCGCAGGCGCAGACCATCGCCCGGTTCATCGAAGCGCTCGGACTGCACGAACCGATGATCGTCGGCCATTCGCTCGGCGGGGCGATCGCGCTGGCGCTCGGTGTGAATCATCCGCGATCGGTCGGTCGTCTCGCGTTGATCGCGCCGCTGACTCACATGCTCGCGGCGCCTCCCGGCGTGTTCAGCTCGCTTGCGATTGGGTCATCGTGGGTTCGCCGCATCGTGTCGGTGACTCTCGCGATACCGCTTGGCATCCTGCGCGGCCCCGCGATCGTGAAGGTCGTGTTCGAGCCCGAGACGGTACCGAAAGACTTCGCGATGAAGGGCGGCGGACTGTTCAGTCTGCGGCCCGCCAGTTTTCGTGCGGCGTCGTCCGATATGGCGGCAGTGGAAGGCGACCTTCCTGGCCTCGAGCGTCGTTACGCGACGCTGCGTATGCCCGTCGACGTGCTGTACGGCCGCGGCGACCGCATTCTCGACTGGCGGTATCACGGCGAGGCACTGACGCACAAACTGGGTCACGCGACATTGCAACTCGTCGACGGCGGTCACATGTTGCCGGTCACGCAGCCCGCGATGACGATGGCGTGGTTGAAGACGCTGGCTGCTGCACGGGCGGTGGGACCTGCTGCAACGGTTGCGTCGTCGTAG
- a CDS encoding YXWGXW repeat-containing protein, giving the protein MKIRSGWKTVSLISSASLISVGALITASAMLLSACVVEPVRPPQPEARVEVVPAAPAPGYHWVKGHYRWEGNHWQWMPGHWAPGY; this is encoded by the coding sequence ATGAAGATTCGATCGGGATGGAAAACGGTGTCGTTGATATCGTCGGCGTCATTGATATCGGTGGGGGCACTCATCACGGCATCCGCAATGTTGCTGAGTGCGTGCGTCGTCGAGCCGGTGCGGCCGCCGCAACCGGAAGCGCGTGTCGAAGTGGTGCCGGCCGCGCCCGCGCCGGGCTATCACTGGGTCAAGGGACACTACCGGTGGGAAGGCAATCACTGGCAGTGGATGCCTGGCCACTGGGCGCCTGGGTATTGA
- a CDS encoding DUF1501 domain-containing protein yields MISRRGFIRCAAAGAGAILVSPHIAFAAARTERRFVFVIQRGAADGLNIVVPYAEPAYATLRGALAIDTSAATKLDGTFALHPSLAETAKLYAAKQALFVHAVASPYRDRSHFDGQNVLETGGLRPYSVKDGWLNRLAQLLPPARDTAIAFAPTVPMALRGGANVASYAPSALPAAPDDLLMRVSQLYNEDAQLRPLWESAMTARGLATDAGARQDPASVGRLAASFLARDDGPRIAMIETGGWDTHSAQNPRLAAQLKALDTMLAALRDGLGAHWDNTTVLVATEFGRMAAANGTGGTDHGTGSVAMLIGGAVAGGRVVADWPGLRNADLYEARDLKPTAALDALIAGAASESLRLDPQRTAAALFGTTNTPRAIAGLVRT; encoded by the coding sequence ATGATCTCTCGCCGTGGTTTCATCCGCTGCGCCGCTGCCGGCGCAGGCGCGATACTCGTATCGCCGCACATCGCGTTCGCGGCCGCGCGCACCGAACGTCGCTTCGTCTTCGTGATCCAGCGCGGCGCCGCCGACGGTCTGAACATCGTCGTGCCGTATGCAGAGCCCGCGTATGCAACGTTGCGCGGCGCGCTCGCCATCGATACCTCCGCCGCGACCAAACTCGACGGCACGTTCGCGCTGCATCCGTCGCTTGCCGAGACCGCGAAGCTATATGCCGCGAAGCAGGCGCTGTTCGTTCACGCGGTCGCGTCGCCGTATCGCGACCGCTCGCATTTCGATGGCCAGAACGTGCTCGAAACCGGCGGCCTGCGACCGTACAGCGTGAAGGACGGCTGGCTCAACCGGCTCGCGCAGTTGCTGCCGCCCGCACGCGATACCGCGATCGCCTTCGCGCCCACGGTACCGATGGCGCTGCGCGGTGGCGCGAACGTCGCATCGTATGCGCCGTCCGCGCTGCCCGCCGCACCCGACGATCTGCTGATGCGCGTCTCGCAGCTCTACAACGAGGATGCGCAGTTGCGTCCGTTGTGGGAATCGGCGATGACCGCGCGCGGGCTCGCGACCGATGCCGGTGCGCGTCAGGATCCGGCGAGCGTCGGCCGGCTCGCGGCGAGTTTTCTGGCACGCGACGACGGTCCGCGCATCGCGATGATCGAGACCGGTGGCTGGGACACGCACAGCGCGCAGAACCCGCGCCTCGCCGCGCAACTGAAGGCACTCGACACGATGCTCGCCGCACTACGCGACGGACTCGGCGCGCATTGGGACAACACGACCGTGCTGGTCGCGACCGAGTTCGGCCGCATGGCGGCGGCGAACGGCACCGGCGGCACCGATCACGGCACCGGCTCGGTGGCGATGCTGATCGGCGGCGCAGTCGCGGGTGGTCGCGTGGTCGCCGACTGGCCGGGTCTGCGCAACGCCGATCTCTACGAAGCACGCGATCTGAAACCGACGGCCGCACTCGACGCGCTGATCGCCGGCGCCGCGAGCGAAAGCCTGCGACTCGATCCGCAGCGCACGGCTGCAGCGTTGTTCGGCACGACGAATACGCCGCGCGCGATTGCGGGGCTCGTGCGGACTTGA
- a CDS encoding DUF1800 domain-containing protein, with the protein MVMTPAAIALNRFGLGARPDDSPPHDPRAWLVAQFDAWQPLPSAWAAQPTSLALAADAAAQRQQANVGGAASITPSPSSSIPGTAASTNPVQTARRALMQKLRVEARDTYRAAVDARLTSALVTPTPFIERLVHFWANHFAVSVDKGQVATFAGAFEVEAIRPHVLGRFEDMLVAVERHPAMQLFLDQTRSIGPDSMAALRAAQRNPEQKRGLNENLAREIMELHTLGVRSGYTQDDVTEFARALTGWSIAAARGPRADAAPPGSFVFRAPLHEPGTRTVLGRQYDQPGEEQALAILSDLAHSRACAMHIADKLTRHFVSDTPPRAVVARVADAFERSGGDLPTVYRALIDSPEAWSPAPAKFKTPWEWAVSSMRGLGWRDIGNLQAAPLLTQLGEPIWRPGSPAGYDDIAASWAAPDALVRRVELAQRLAARTGDALDPHTLGDALLPGSLSETTRSAVMRAESTTTALALLIVSPDFQRR; encoded by the coding sequence ATGGTCATGACCCCTGCGGCGATCGCGCTGAACCGCTTCGGGCTCGGCGCACGACCCGACGATTCGCCGCCACACGATCCACGAGCCTGGCTCGTCGCGCAGTTCGACGCGTGGCAGCCGCTGCCGTCCGCGTGGGCCGCGCAGCCGACCAGCCTCGCGCTCGCCGCCGATGCGGCTGCACAACGTCAACAGGCAAACGTAGGCGGAGCGGCTTCGATCACGCCATCACCGTCATCGTCGATCCCAGGAACGGCCGCAAGCACGAACCCGGTCCAGACCGCACGCCGCGCGCTGATGCAAAAGCTGCGCGTCGAAGCACGCGACACCTACCGCGCGGCCGTCGATGCGCGGCTCACGAGCGCACTCGTCACGCCGACGCCGTTCATCGAACGGCTCGTGCATTTCTGGGCGAATCATTTCGCGGTATCGGTCGACAAGGGGCAGGTCGCGACGTTCGCCGGCGCGTTCGAAGTCGAAGCGATCCGCCCGCACGTGCTCGGCCGTTTCGAAGACATGCTGGTCGCCGTCGAACGTCATCCGGCAATGCAGCTGTTTCTCGACCAGACCCGTTCGATCGGCCCGGACAGCATGGCCGCGCTGCGCGCCGCGCAACGCAACCCCGAACAGAAACGCGGACTCAATGAAAACCTCGCGCGCGAAATCATGGAGCTGCATACGCTCGGTGTGCGCAGCGGCTACACGCAGGACGACGTCACCGAATTCGCGCGTGCGCTGACCGGCTGGAGCATCGCCGCCGCACGCGGCCCGCGTGCCGACGCAGCGCCGCCCGGCAGCTTCGTGTTTCGCGCGCCGCTGCACGAGCCGGGCACGCGCACGGTACTGGGTCGTCAGTACGATCAGCCGGGCGAAGAACAGGCGCTCGCGATCCTGAGCGATCTCGCGCACTCGCGCGCCTGCGCGATGCACATCGCGGACAAGCTCACGCGTCACTTCGTCTCCGATACACCGCCGCGCGCGGTCGTCGCGCGTGTCGCGGATGCGTTCGAGCGCAGCGGCGGCGATCTGCCGACCGTGTATCGCGCGCTCATCGATTCGCCCGAAGCGTGGTCGCCCGCGCCGGCCAAGTTCAAGACGCCGTGGGAATGGGCCGTGTCGTCGATGCGCGGGCTCGGCTGGCGCGACATCGGCAATCTGCAGGCCGCGCCGCTGCTCACGCAACTCGGCGAGCCGATCTGGCGGCCGGGCTCGCCGGCCGGCTACGACGACATCGCCGCGAGCTGGGCCGCGCCCGATGCGCTCGTGCGCCGCGTCGAACTCGCGCAGCGGCTCGCCGCCCGCACCGGCGACGCGCTCGATCCGCACACACTCGGCGATGCACTGCTGCCCGGCTCGCTCAGCGAAACGACACGCAGCGCGGTCATGCGTGCGGAGAGCACGACGACCGCGCTCGCGCTGCTGATCGTGTCGCCTGACTTTCAACGCAGATAA
- a CDS encoding periplasmic heavy metal sensor gives MNSRSWKIIVSVSILLNVFLLGGIAGGAYRWFATHERQAAVAAAQKNALRFAASDLSPERQSEFADALKEARRNARLFARDAREGRRDVLELLAAPQLDRPALDAALARTREADSAVRAHVETGVADFAASLTTDERQRFAQSLREHGQWRLPRAQWPAPKPSNQ, from the coding sequence ATGAATAGCCGGTCGTGGAAAATCATCGTCAGCGTATCGATCCTGCTGAACGTGTTCCTGCTCGGCGGTATCGCGGGCGGGGCGTATCGCTGGTTCGCGACGCACGAACGCCAGGCCGCCGTCGCCGCCGCGCAGAAGAACGCGCTGCGTTTTGCCGCATCGGATCTGTCGCCGGAGCGGCAGTCGGAATTCGCCGATGCGCTGAAGGAAGCACGCCGCAATGCCCGGCTGTTCGCACGCGACGCGCGCGAAGGCCGGCGCGACGTGCTCGAGTTGCTCGCCGCGCCGCAGCTCGACCGTCCGGCGCTCGACGCCGCACTCGCCCGCACGCGTGAAGCCGACAGCGCGGTGCGCGCGCACGTCGAAACCGGCGTGGCCGATTTCGCCGCATCGCTCACGACCGACGAGCGCCAGCGCTTCGCGCAGAGCCTGCGCGAACACGGTCAATGGCGGCTGCCGCGAGCCCAGTGGCCTGCACCTAAGCCATCGAACCAGTAA
- a CDS encoding RNA polymerase sigma factor, whose product MSGPDAHDPDAELVERVAQRDPAAVRTIVSRKLPRLVALATRMLGDRMEAEDVAQEVFMRIWKHAPSWRPGEARFDTWLHRVALNLCYDRLRRHREEPVDEMPEQADPQAAPDVQLEAQANAARVRAALATLPARQREALVLNYYQELSNLEAAASMGITVDALESLLARARRNLRAQLDGRSKDTP is encoded by the coding sequence TTGAGCGGCCCGGACGCGCACGATCCCGACGCCGAGCTGGTCGAGCGCGTCGCCCAACGGGACCCGGCAGCCGTGCGCACGATCGTGTCGCGCAAGCTGCCGCGCCTCGTCGCGCTCGCGACGCGCATGCTCGGCGACCGGATGGAAGCCGAGGACGTCGCGCAGGAAGTCTTCATGCGAATCTGGAAACACGCGCCGAGCTGGCGGCCGGGCGAAGCCCGCTTCGATACGTGGCTGCACCGCGTCGCATTGAATCTCTGCTACGACCGGCTGCGCCGTCATCGCGAGGAACCGGTCGACGAAATGCCCGAGCAGGCAGACCCGCAAGCCGCCCCCGACGTGCAGCTCGAAGCACAGGCGAACGCCGCACGGGTGCGTGCCGCGCTCGCGACGCTGCCCGCGCGGCAACGCGAAGCACTCGTGCTCAACTATTATCAGGAGCTTTCCAACCTCGAGGCCGCAGCGTCGATGGGCATTACCGTCGACGCACTCGAAAGCCTGCTGGCCCGCGCACGCCGTAACCTGCGCGCGCAGCTGGACGGCCGCAGCAAGGACACGCCATGA
- a CDS encoding YXWGXW repeat-containing protein — MKSFAIKRLLLGAAVALAASSAFAQVIVTAPPPLRAEVLPAPRAGYVWDRGHWRWAGGRYVWVPGHWQAVRVGYHWVPGHWVQRGPNWFWVRGHWA, encoded by the coding sequence ATGAAATCCTTTGCCATCAAGCGGTTACTGCTGGGTGCGGCAGTCGCGCTCGCGGCGTCGAGTGCATTCGCGCAGGTCATCGTCACCGCGCCGCCGCCGCTGCGCGCCGAAGTCCTGCCTGCGCCGCGTGCCGGCTACGTGTGGGATCGCGGCCACTGGCGCTGGGCCGGCGGACGTTACGTGTGGGTGCCGGGCCACTGGCAGGCGGTACGGGTCGGCTATCACTGGGTGCCGGGTCACTGGGTGCAGCGCGGACCGAACTGGTTCTGGGTCCGGGGGCACTGGGCATGA
- a CDS encoding LysR family transcriptional regulator: MQRQFEDLLLGSIELFCLAAEAESFTVAATAASVTPAAVSRAVAKLEQRLGVRLFVRTTRQIRLTDEGRRYFEQCRLALGQLVDAEREATGQQATPTGVLRISMPTPYGHYRVLPLLAEFRARYPGVAVETHLSNRNIDFAEEGFDLAIRGRAPRDSSLIARKLEDAELVVVAAPEYLRRAGRPKTPDDLAQHECVQFELPSSGRPVPWLFRLSGDETEVVTHRTYGASGDVLAGVTLARHGAGLFQTYRFVVEKDLAQGSLEELLIPYGGCSRPFVLLYPHSRHLSSRVRSFVDFLVEQLAR; encoded by the coding sequence ATGCAGCGTCAATTTGAAGATCTCCTGCTCGGCAGCATCGAGCTGTTCTGCCTCGCCGCCGAAGCGGAGAGCTTCACGGTCGCCGCGACCGCCGCGAGCGTGACGCCCGCGGCGGTCAGCCGGGCGGTCGCGAAACTCGAACAGCGTCTCGGCGTGCGGCTGTTCGTACGCACGACGCGGCAGATCCGCTTGACCGACGAAGGCCGTCGATACTTCGAGCAATGCCGGCTCGCGCTCGGCCAGCTTGTCGATGCGGAACGCGAAGCCACCGGCCAGCAGGCGACACCGACCGGCGTCCTGCGGATCAGCATGCCGACGCCGTACGGCCACTACCGCGTGCTGCCGCTACTCGCCGAATTCCGCGCGCGCTATCCCGGCGTCGCGGTCGAGACGCATCTGAGCAACCGCAACATCGACTTCGCCGAAGAAGGCTTCGACCTCGCGATCCGCGGCCGTGCGCCGCGCGACTCCAGCCTGATCGCGCGCAAGCTCGAAGACGCCGAGCTGGTCGTCGTCGCGGCGCCGGAATATCTGCGCCGCGCCGGCCGCCCCAAAACGCCGGACGATCTCGCCCAGCACGAGTGCGTCCAGTTCGAACTGCCGAGCAGCGGCCGCCCGGTCCCGTGGCTGTTCCGCCTAAGCGGCGACGAAACCGAAGTCGTGACGCACCGCACCTATGGCGCGTCCGGCGACGTACTCGCCGGCGTCACGCTTGCACGGCACGGCGCGGGCCTGTTCCAGACCTACCGGTTCGTCGTCGAGAAAGACCTCGCGCAGGGCTCGCTCGAGGAACTGCTCATCCCCTACGGCGGCTGCTCGCGACCGTTCGTGCTGCTGTATCCGCATAGCCGGCATCTGTCGTCGCGTGTGCGCAGCTTCGTCGACTTCCTGGTCGAGCAGCTCGCGCGCTAG
- a CDS encoding tautomerase family protein, with product MPIVTIQVTREGTRPDATSVTAEEKAQLIKGVSQVLLDVLNKPLEATFVVIEEVDKQNWGWGGLPVDEYRKQLSAKSA from the coding sequence ATGCCCATCGTCACGATCCAGGTTACCCGCGAGGGCACCCGCCCCGACGCCACCTCGGTCACCGCCGAAGAAAAAGCGCAGTTGATCAAAGGCGTGAGCCAGGTGCTGCTCGACGTGTTGAACAAGCCACTCGAAGCCACGTTCGTCGTCATCGAGGAAGTCGACAAGCAGAACTGGGGCTGGGGCGGACTACCGGTAGACGAATACCGAAAGCAGCTCAGCGCGAAATCCGCCTGA
- a CDS encoding SDR family NAD(P)-dependent oxidoreductase: protein MSTSQKVVIVTGASQGIGAELVKAFRQRDYRVVATARSIAPSDDPNVVAVPGDIADPATARRVVAEAVERFGRVDTLVNNAGIFIAKPFTSYTAEDYAAIVGVNVTGFFNITQLAVAEMEKHSSGHVVSISTSLTDHAIDGVPSVLASLTKGGLNAATKSLAIEYAKRGIRANAVSPGIIKSPMHPQETHDALGALHPMGHMGEMSDIVNAVMYLDSAPFVTGEILHVDGGQSAGH, encoded by the coding sequence ATGAGCACATCGCAAAAAGTCGTTATCGTCACGGGCGCATCGCAAGGCATCGGCGCTGAACTGGTCAAGGCGTTCCGTCAGCGCGACTATCGGGTCGTCGCCACCGCGCGCAGCATCGCGCCGTCGGACGATCCGAACGTCGTCGCCGTCCCCGGCGACATCGCCGATCCGGCCACCGCACGTCGCGTCGTCGCGGAAGCAGTCGAGCGTTTCGGTCGCGTCGATACGCTCGTCAACAACGCGGGCATCTTCATCGCGAAGCCCTTCACGAGCTACACCGCCGAGGACTACGCGGCGATCGTCGGCGTCAACGTCACGGGTTTCTTCAACATCACGCAGCTCGCCGTCGCCGAAATGGAAAAGCATTCGAGCGGCCACGTCGTCAGCATCTCGACGAGCCTGACCGATCACGCCATCGACGGCGTCCCGTCGGTCCTCGCATCGCTGACCAAGGGCGGCCTGAATGCCGCGACGAAGTCCCTCGCGATCGAATACGCGAAGCGCGGCATCCGCGCGAATGCGGTGTCGCCCGGCATCATCAAGTCGCCGATGCATCCGCAGGAAACGCACGACGCGCTCGGCGCGCTTCATCCGATGGGTCACATGGGCGAAATGAGCGACATCGTGAACGCGGTGATGTATCTGGACTCGGCGCCTTTCGTGACCGGAGAAATCCTGCACGTCGACGGCGGCCAGAGCGCGGGGCACTGA